From one Anaeromyxobacter diazotrophicus genomic stretch:
- a CDS encoding energy transducer TonB has protein sequence MTAVPDALAHSPLLARRERILPLVLVSAALHAALLVAAVLHRPAPQVDLAQKPIMVRVARLGERRPASYLPRNEAPPPPAAAAPQPAPPTAPAQPSHATPSVPVARPTRPAPPSGARAPGPSAAGRSDVLASVMNRVRRDQAYQDKVYGDPNGDPRGDAESNEGDAFLGLVERALRESYVLPSTLSERDRVQLQATVVLYLDSDGRVLRYVFERRSGNEAFDAALERAIRAARIPPPPADRRRQYRDQGLGVLYKP, from the coding sequence GTGACGGCGGTCCCCGACGCGCTGGCGCACAGCCCGCTGCTCGCGCGCCGCGAGCGGATCCTGCCGCTCGTGCTGGTCTCGGCGGCGCTGCACGCGGCGCTCCTCGTCGCGGCGGTGCTGCACCGGCCCGCGCCGCAGGTGGACCTGGCGCAGAAGCCGATCATGGTGCGGGTGGCGCGGCTGGGCGAGCGCCGCCCGGCCAGCTACCTGCCGCGCAACGAGGCCCCCCCGCCGCCCGCGGCGGCCGCGCCGCAGCCGGCGCCCCCGACCGCCCCGGCGCAGCCGTCGCACGCGACTCCGTCGGTCCCGGTGGCGCGCCCGACCCGCCCCGCGCCGCCGTCCGGCGCCCGCGCCCCCGGCCCGTCCGCCGCCGGCCGCAGCGACGTGCTCGCCTCGGTGATGAACCGCGTCCGGCGCGACCAGGCCTACCAGGACAAGGTGTACGGCGATCCCAACGGCGACCCGCGCGGCGACGCGGAGTCGAACGAGGGCGACGCCTTCCTGGGCCTCGTCGAGCGCGCGCTGCGCGAGTCGTACGTGCTCCCCTCCACCCTCTCCGAGCGCGACCGCGTCCAGCTCCAGGCCACGGTGGTGCTCTACCTCGACTCGGACGGCCGCGTGCTGCGGTACGTCTTCGAGCGTCGCAGCGGCAACGAGGCGTTCGACGCCGCGCTGGAGCGCGCCATCCGCGCCGCCCGCATCCCACCCCCGCCCGCGGACCGCCGCCGGCAGTACCGCGACCAGGGGCTCGGAGTCCTGTACAAGCCATGA
- the tolR gene encoding protein TolR — protein sequence MAIGTSGTGRQTLTEINVTPLVDVMLVLLIIFMVTAPLIQQGVEVKLPEAKAAPVKAEEQKLVLSVKADRSLWLGTSDQPARVGLDELEDKLRSNARISKDHELYLMADRKLPYGYVVEVMAAMQRAGVTNIGMITDPMQARRAGREDEAP from the coding sequence ATGGCCATCGGAACGAGCGGCACCGGCCGCCAGACCCTCACCGAGATCAACGTCACGCCGCTCGTCGACGTGATGCTCGTCCTGCTCATCATCTTCATGGTGACGGCGCCCCTCATCCAGCAGGGCGTCGAGGTGAAGCTCCCCGAGGCGAAGGCGGCCCCGGTCAAGGCGGAGGAGCAGAAGCTCGTGCTCTCCGTGAAGGCCGACCGCTCGCTCTGGCTCGGGACCAGCGACCAGCCGGCCCGGGTCGGGCTCGACGAGCTCGAGGACAAGCTGCGCTCGAACGCGCGGATCTCGAAGGACCACGAGCTCTACCTCATGGCCGACCGGAAGCTGCCCTACGGCTACGTGGTGGAGGTCATGGCGGCCATGCAGCGCGCCGGCGTGACCAACATCGGCATGATCACGGACCCGATGCAGGCGCGCCGCGCCGGGCGGGAGGACGAGGCCCCGTGA
- the murI gene encoding glutamate racemase gives MARIGIFDSGVGGLTVQKAIFARLPGLDTVYLGDTARVPYGSKSAEVVTQYSLRNARFLVAREIELLVVACNTASAVALPALREALAIPVLGVVEPGARVAARASRTGRVGVIGTAGTIASGAYQRAIAAARPGAEVVAAACPLFVPLAEEGWTDPEDEVVRLVARRYLAPFREAAVDTLVLGCTHYPLLRGAIARELPEVTLVDSGDAIAAEVAERLGAAGGPAQHRFFVTDTPARFLTVAERFLGRAVERAEQVDI, from the coding sequence ATGGCGCGCATCGGCATCTTCGACTCCGGCGTGGGCGGGCTCACCGTCCAGAAGGCCATCTTCGCGCGGCTGCCGGGGCTCGACACCGTCTACCTGGGCGACACCGCCCGCGTCCCCTACGGCTCCAAGTCGGCCGAGGTGGTGACGCAGTACTCGCTCCGCAACGCGCGCTTCCTCGTCGCGCGCGAGATCGAGCTGCTCGTGGTCGCGTGCAACACCGCCTCGGCGGTGGCGCTGCCCGCGCTGCGCGAGGCGCTCGCCATCCCGGTGCTGGGCGTGGTGGAGCCGGGCGCCCGCGTCGCCGCGCGCGCCTCGCGCACGGGCCGCGTCGGCGTGATCGGCACCGCAGGCACCATCGCCTCCGGCGCCTACCAGCGCGCCATCGCCGCCGCCCGCCCCGGCGCCGAGGTGGTGGCGGCCGCCTGCCCGCTCTTCGTCCCGCTCGCCGAGGAGGGCTGGACGGACCCCGAGGACGAGGTGGTGCGCCTCGTCGCCCGCCGCTACCTGGCGCCGTTCCGCGAGGCGGCGGTGGACACGCTCGTCCTCGGCTGCACCCACTACCCCCTGCTCCGGGGCGCCATCGCGCGCGAGCTCCCGGAGGTGACGCTCGTCGACAGCGGCGACGCCATCGCCGCCGAGGTGGCGGAGCGGCTCGGCGCCGCCGGCGGCCCCGCGCAGCACCGCTTCTTCGTGACCGACACCCCGGCGCGCTTCCTCACCGTCGCGGAGCGGTTCCTCGGCCGCGCGGTCGAGCGCGCGGAGCAGGTGGACATCTAG
- a CDS encoding PD40 domain-containing protein, which translates to MTLRPLLLLAAALPTLAAAQPRPYIEVGSANFRPLPIAVAAFRAEPGAEAAAAELTEVLRGDLRLSGLFDVLDPKGFLADPGEGLTAPTIRFARWADVGADGLAKAVVRRAGGELSVDFHLFEVRAGREVLAQAPRGAVEAGRSLAHQLADAVVQYYTREPGVFRTRILAMRHAGAGGRELVAFDVDGQRPEVLYRDPGLILLPSWRPDGKAVLFTSYRGGRPELWTLDLATRRTQRLVALGDLTTGGVYSPDGRHVAFTASVNGNSDVWVVNADGSDPRRLTSDPAIDGSPTWSPDGKRLCFVSNRAGNPHLYLMNADGSGQRRLTFQGTYNQTPHWSPRGDFIAFTGRDERKVFDVFLVAPETGHIQRVTQDQGRTNEEPTWAPNGRLLAFTSDRQGRPQLVVSNVSGDRQTLVTAPGAALGTPAWGPFPQ; encoded by the coding sequence ATGACCCTTCGCCCCCTGCTGCTGCTCGCCGCCGCCCTCCCCACCCTCGCCGCCGCCCAGCCCCGCCCCTACATCGAGGTCGGGTCGGCCAACTTCCGCCCGCTCCCCATCGCCGTCGCCGCGTTCCGGGCCGAGCCCGGCGCCGAGGCCGCGGCCGCGGAGCTGACCGAGGTGCTGCGCGGGGACCTGCGCCTCTCCGGCCTCTTCGACGTGCTCGACCCCAAGGGCTTCCTGGCCGACCCCGGCGAGGGGCTCACCGCCCCCACCATCCGCTTCGCCCGCTGGGCCGACGTGGGCGCCGACGGGCTGGCGAAGGCGGTGGTGCGGCGCGCCGGGGGCGAGCTCAGCGTCGACTTCCACCTGTTCGAGGTGCGGGCCGGGCGCGAGGTGCTGGCCCAGGCGCCGCGCGGCGCGGTCGAGGCGGGGCGCTCGCTCGCGCACCAGCTGGCGGACGCGGTGGTGCAGTACTACACGCGCGAGCCCGGCGTGTTCCGCACGCGCATCCTGGCCATGCGCCACGCCGGCGCGGGCGGGCGCGAGCTCGTCGCCTTCGACGTGGACGGGCAGCGGCCGGAGGTCCTGTACCGCGACCCCGGCCTCATCCTCCTGCCCTCCTGGCGCCCCGACGGCAAGGCGGTGCTCTTCACGAGCTACCGCGGCGGCCGCCCCGAGCTGTGGACGCTGGACCTCGCCACGCGGCGCACGCAGCGGCTGGTGGCGCTGGGCGACCTCACCACGGGCGGCGTCTACTCGCCCGACGGGCGGCACGTCGCCTTCACCGCCTCGGTCAACGGCAACTCCGACGTGTGGGTGGTGAACGCGGACGGCTCCGACCCGCGCCGCCTCACCAGCGATCCCGCCATCGACGGCTCCCCGACCTGGTCGCCCGACGGCAAGCGCCTCTGCTTCGTCTCGAACCGCGCCGGCAACCCGCACCTCTACCTCATGAACGCCGACGGCTCCGGCCAGCGGCGGCTCACCTTCCAGGGCACCTACAACCAGACGCCGCACTGGAGCCCGCGCGGCGACTTCATCGCCTTCACCGGCCGCGACGAGCGCAAGGTGTTCGACGTGTTCCTCGTCGCGCCGGAGACGGGGCACATCCAGCGCGTGACGCAGGACCAGGGCCGCACCAACGAGGAGCCCACCTGGGCGCCCAACGGCCGGCTGCTGGCGTTCACGAGCGACCGCCAGGGCCGGCCACAGCTCGTGGTCTCGAACGTCTCGGGCGATCGCCAGACGCTCGTCACCGCGCCGGGCGCGGCGCTCGGGACGCCGGCGTGGGGGCCCTTCCCGCAGTAA
- the tolQ gene encoding protein TolQ, giving the protein MVLLPTSNTFAPPLAAAAAGGGLDYMEIISHAGPVVLGVLALLILASVVSWGIILKKWLHLRRAQGESVKFLETFWQSKRLDAIYQAAEALSASPISQVFRAGYVELSKVTASQKRPGEDAMSEQLGGIENVERALKRAAVAEVTHLESTVPFLGTTASAAPFVGLFGTVWGIMRAFNDIYQMGNANLATVAKPISEALIATAFGLAAAIPAVVAYNYFVSRIRVLDTEMANFSNDFLNIVRRHFFS; this is encoded by the coding sequence ATGGTCCTCCTGCCCACCTCGAACACGTTCGCCCCGCCCCTCGCCGCCGCCGCCGCCGGTGGGGGCCTCGACTACATGGAGATCATCTCCCACGCCGGGCCGGTCGTGCTGGGCGTGCTCGCGCTGCTCATCCTGGCGTCGGTGGTCTCCTGGGGCATCATCCTCAAGAAGTGGCTCCACCTGCGCCGCGCCCAGGGCGAGTCGGTGAAGTTCCTCGAGACCTTCTGGCAGTCGAAGCGGCTCGACGCGATCTACCAGGCGGCCGAGGCGCTCTCGGCCTCGCCCATCAGCCAGGTGTTCCGGGCCGGCTACGTCGAGCTGTCGAAGGTGACGGCCAGCCAGAAGCGGCCCGGCGAGGACGCCATGAGCGAGCAGCTGGGCGGGATCGAGAACGTGGAGCGGGCGCTCAAGCGCGCCGCGGTGGCCGAGGTGACGCACCTCGAGTCGACGGTGCCGTTCCTCGGCACCACCGCCAGCGCCGCCCCGTTCGTCGGCCTGTTCGGCACGGTGTGGGGCATCATGCGGGCGTTCAACGACATCTACCAGATGGGCAACGCCAACCTCGCCACGGTGGCGAAGCCCATCAGCGAGGCGCTCATCGCGACCGCCTTCGGGCTCGCGGCCGCCATCCCCGCCGTGGTGGCGTACAACTACTTCGTCTCGCGGATCCGCGTGCTCGACACCGAGATGGCGAACTTCAGCAACGACTTCCTCAACATCGTCCGCCGGCACTTCTTCAGCTAG